A section of the Cryobacterium soli genome encodes:
- a CDS encoding ABC transporter substrate-binding protein, whose protein sequence is MFRWKSLTAVVAVAALALTGCSASDTSSSGSGSDTLTLGVIVQNTTFEAANISFANESPYGQAVYDTLLKEDPTGKLLPSLATEWSYNDDNTVLMLTLRDDVKFTDGTAFNADAAAQNLTRFRDGTSPNASFLAALGTATAVDATTVELTLTQPDPALLHYLSQNAGMQESPAAFGAADVQTNPVGSGPYILDTAKTVVGTSYEFTKNPDYWDPDSVHYDNLSIKVFADSTSMLNAIKGGQVNGAKLADNTNNAEVEAAGYTINPFELDWTGLIIFDRDGSMNPALADVRVRQALNYAIDTKAMLTAVGEGLGTPTTQIFPTTSAAYDEDLDSRYAFDPAEAKKLLAAAGYADGLTLEMPSTSLGNPAVFTLIQQQLKDVGITVNYTDTGTNFIADLLAPKYGVTWMQLQQDADWALINFELTPNASFNPTKYQDPTVDALVATIGTGTEDEADAALKELNAYIVEQAWFAPWYRVQSSYATDAKTSALMQAGNAYPYLWNITPAS, encoded by the coding sequence ATGTTCCGATGGAAAAGCCTGACGGCCGTGGTCGCCGTCGCGGCCCTCGCACTCACAGGTTGCTCGGCAAGCGACACTTCCTCCAGTGGGTCCGGCTCCGACACGCTCACTCTGGGCGTCATCGTTCAGAACACCACCTTCGAGGCCGCCAACATCAGCTTCGCCAACGAGTCGCCGTACGGGCAGGCCGTTTACGACACCCTCCTCAAGGAAGACCCCACCGGCAAGCTGCTCCCCAGCCTGGCCACCGAGTGGTCCTACAACGACGACAACACCGTGCTCATGCTCACGCTGCGCGACGACGTGAAGTTCACCGACGGCACCGCGTTCAACGCGGATGCCGCCGCCCAGAACCTCACCCGCTTCCGTGACGGCACCTCCCCGAACGCCTCCTTCCTGGCGGCGCTGGGCACGGCCACCGCGGTCGACGCCACGACGGTGGAACTCACCCTCACGCAGCCCGACCCCGCCCTGCTGCACTACCTCAGCCAGAACGCCGGCATGCAGGAAAGCCCCGCCGCCTTCGGCGCCGCTGACGTGCAGACCAACCCGGTCGGCTCCGGTCCGTACATCCTCGACACCGCCAAGACCGTCGTGGGCACCTCGTACGAGTTCACCAAGAACCCCGACTACTGGGACCCGGACTCTGTGCACTACGACAACCTGTCGATCAAGGTGTTCGCCGACTCCACCTCCATGCTCAACGCGATCAAGGGCGGCCAGGTCAACGGCGCCAAGCTCGCTGACAACACCAACAACGCCGAGGTCGAGGCCGCCGGCTACACGATCAACCCGTTCGAACTGGACTGGACCGGCCTGATCATCTTCGACCGCGACGGGTCGATGAACCCCGCCCTCGCCGACGTGCGGGTGCGCCAGGCGCTCAACTACGCCATCGACACCAAGGCCATGCTCACCGCGGTGGGCGAAGGACTCGGCACCCCCACAACCCAGATCTTCCCGACCACCTCGGCCGCCTACGACGAGGACCTCGACTCCCGGTACGCCTTCGACCCCGCCGAGGCCAAGAAGCTGCTCGCGGCAGCCGGTTACGCGGATGGCCTCACCCTCGAGATGCCCAGCACCTCGCTCGGCAACCCGGCCGTCTTCACCCTCATCCAGCAGCAGCTCAAGGACGTCGGCATCACGGTGAACTACACCGACACCGGCACCAACTTCATCGCCGACCTCCTCGCCCCCAAGTACGGAGTCACCTGGATGCAGCTGCAGCAGGACGCCGACTGGGCGCTGATCAACTTCGAACTCACCCCGAACGCCTCGTTCAACCCCACCAAGTACCAGGACCCGACGGTCGACGCCCTCGTCGCCACCATCGGCACCGGCACCGAGGATGAGGCGGACGCGGCCCTCAAGGAGCTCAACGCGTACATCGTCGAGCAGGCCTGGTTCGCCCCGTGGTACCGCGTGCAGTCCAGCTACGCCACCGACGCGAAGACCTCTGCCCTCATGCAGGCCGGCAACGCGTACCCCTACCTCTGGAACATCACCCCCGCTTCCTAA
- a CDS encoding TetR/AcrR family transcriptional regulator — translation MIPSGTIRKPRGAYAKTAARRREILEAGMDVFATNGFRSGSIREIAEMVGISQAGLLHHFSNKNELLAGVLELRDDRATEYVDTAAPAGIETIRGFVRLIEYNAREKPGLVELHCVLSAEATSPEHPAHDYFVRRYIWVESFLTDAFTAMRDAGQLAAGIDPSSAARGTIAMSDGLQVQWLLRRDAVDMAAEMRNYLRPLLTVAL, via the coding sequence ATGATCCCCTCCGGAACCATCCGAAAGCCGCGCGGCGCCTACGCCAAGACGGCGGCGCGGCGCCGGGAGATCCTTGAGGCCGGCATGGACGTCTTCGCCACGAACGGTTTCCGCAGTGGGTCCATCCGCGAGATCGCGGAGATGGTGGGCATCAGCCAGGCCGGCCTGCTGCACCACTTCTCCAACAAGAATGAGCTGCTGGCCGGGGTATTGGAACTCCGCGACGACCGGGCCACCGAGTACGTCGACACGGCGGCCCCGGCCGGTATCGAGACCATCCGCGGCTTCGTGCGACTTATCGAGTACAACGCCCGCGAGAAGCCCGGCCTGGTGGAATTGCACTGCGTGCTCTCCGCTGAGGCCACCTCGCCGGAGCATCCGGCACACGACTACTTCGTTCGCCGGTACATCTGGGTTGAGTCGTTCCTCACCGATGCGTTCACCGCGATGCGGGATGCCGGCCAGCTGGCCGCCGGGATCGATCCGTCCAGCGCCGCCCGCGGCACGATCGCCATGAGCGACGGCCTGCAGGTGCAGTGGCTGCTCCGCCGCGACGCGGTGGACATGGCCGCGGAGATGCGCAACTACCTGCGCCCCCTGCTCACCGTCGCCCTGTAG